In Zobellia roscoffensis, the following are encoded in one genomic region:
- a CDS encoding 2-hydroxyacid dehydrogenase encodes MAIVIIRQDDKIELWKKALLEQQPDLEVYSYQEEHPKEKIEMALVWKHPNGALAHYPNLKLIASSGAGVDFIFEDESAPKNLPITRVVDDMLAKDMSEHVLAVILGHLKNLDRYRINQTKGIWQPVQYHRISDFNVGIMGLGALGKELGTDLVKFGFRVQGWANSKKDIDGINCFVGDAGFSNFLETTQILVCLLPLTDATSGILNRKVFEQLPKGAFVINVARGGHLVDADLLEMLNNDHLSGAGLDVYHQEPLPKEHPFWNHEKIQMTPHYASVSDTNSVVPQILENYDRLQKGSSLLNEVVMDKGY; translated from the coding sequence ATGGCAATAGTAATTATTAGACAAGACGATAAAATTGAACTTTGGAAAAAAGCCCTTTTAGAGCAGCAACCAGATTTGGAAGTGTATAGCTACCAAGAAGAGCATCCCAAGGAAAAAATAGAAATGGCCCTGGTTTGGAAACACCCAAACGGTGCATTGGCTCATTATCCTAATTTAAAATTGATAGCATCAAGTGGGGCAGGGGTAGACTTCATTTTTGAAGATGAGTCGGCACCTAAAAACCTACCCATAACACGGGTGGTAGATGATATGTTGGCAAAAGATATGAGTGAGCATGTTTTGGCTGTCATCTTAGGTCATCTTAAAAATTTAGATCGTTACAGAATTAATCAGACAAAGGGTATTTGGCAACCTGTGCAATACCATCGTATTTCAGATTTTAATGTGGGTATTATGGGTTTGGGAGCGCTAGGCAAAGAATTGGGAACGGATTTGGTAAAATTCGGTTTTAGGGTTCAAGGTTGGGCAAACTCAAAGAAAGATATTGACGGTATTAATTGTTTTGTAGGTGATGCTGGCTTTTCAAATTTTCTTGAGACAACCCAGATTTTGGTATGCCTTTTACCTCTTACGGATGCTACTTCTGGTATTTTGAACAGGAAGGTTTTTGAACAACTGCCAAAAGGAGCTTTTGTAATTAATGTGGCTCGGGGTGGTCATTTAGTTGATGCGGATTTGTTAGAAATGCTGAATAACGATCATTTGTCCGGCGCGGGATTAGATGTATACCATCAAGAACCTTTACCAAAAGAACATCCGTTTTGGAACCATGAAAAAATTCAGATGACACCTCATTACGCTAGTGTTTCTGATACGAATTCGGTAGTTCCCCAAATTTTAGAAAATTATGATAGACTTCAGAAAGGTAGTTCTTTATTAAATGAAGTGGTGATGGATAAAGGGTATTAA
- a CDS encoding DUF6155 family protein — protein sequence MSKRKLKKYLSEIDKEAIEEQLLDLYDRFPEVKEYYNFIFNPKEDKLVQEAKTKISNEYFPVRRKRPRARRSVAQKFIKHFKKLGVDPHLTADVMLYNLEIAQIFEKDRNIPDSFYKSMMNSFTEAVQFVSVNGLLGEYKERIVKIYTITQEQNWQFGEGFSRALDIID from the coding sequence ATGAGCAAGCGAAAGCTGAAAAAATACCTTTCAGAAATTGATAAAGAAGCTATTGAAGAACAGCTTTTAGATCTTTATGATCGTTTTCCAGAGGTAAAGGAGTATTATAACTTCATCTTTAACCCAAAAGAAGACAAGCTTGTTCAAGAAGCGAAAACAAAAATTAGTAACGAGTATTTTCCTGTGAGGAGAAAAAGGCCCAGGGCCAGACGGTCCGTGGCGCAAAAGTTCATAAAGCACTTTAAAAAACTAGGGGTAGATCCACATCTTACGGCAGATGTTATGTTGTACAACTTAGAGATTGCCCAAATATTTGAAAAGGACCGCAACATACCGGATTCCTTTTATAAAAGTATGATGAATTCATTTACTGAAGCTGTGCAGTTTGTTTCGGTAAATGGCCTATTGGGAGAATATAAAGAGCGTATCGTAAAGATTTATACCATAACACAAGAACAAAATTGGCAATTTGGCGAAGGATTTTCCCGAGCCTTGGATATCATAGATTAA
- a CDS encoding sigma-70 family RNA polymerase sigma factor, translating to MRQLKIIKQVTNRESKSLDKYLQDISKIDLINASEEVELAQRIRAGDQVALEKLTTANLRFVVSVAKQYQNQGLKLPDLINEGNLGLVKAAKRFDETRGFKFISYAVWWIRQSILQALAEQSRVVRLPLNKIGSINKIKKTFSYLEQAHERPPSAEEIAKELEMTVSEVKQSMKNSGRHVSMDAPLREGEDSNLYDVLRSGESPKPDKILMQQSLNTEINRALETLSPREADVVKLYYGIGDQQSMTLAEIGQTFDLTRERVRQIREKAIRKLRHNSRSKLLKTYLG from the coding sequence ATGAGGCAACTAAAGATTATCAAGCAAGTTACGAATCGTGAATCAAAATCATTGGATAAGTACTTGCAAGATATCAGTAAAATTGATCTGATCAATGCGTCTGAGGAAGTAGAACTCGCACAAAGAATACGAGCTGGGGACCAAGTAGCCCTAGAAAAATTAACTACAGCTAACTTACGCTTTGTGGTCTCCGTGGCCAAACAATATCAAAATCAAGGTTTAAAGTTACCCGATTTAATAAACGAAGGTAACCTTGGACTTGTAAAAGCCGCTAAACGTTTTGATGAAACACGTGGTTTTAAATTTATATCCTATGCCGTTTGGTGGATTCGCCAATCGATTCTTCAGGCTCTTGCCGAGCAGTCTCGTGTTGTACGTTTGCCATTGAACAAAATTGGTTCTATTAATAAGATTAAAAAAACATTTTCTTATTTAGAGCAAGCACATGAAAGACCACCTTCTGCTGAGGAAATAGCCAAAGAGCTAGAAATGACGGTTAGCGAGGTAAAGCAATCAATGAAAAACTCTGGAAGGCATGTATCTATGGATGCTCCTCTTAGAGAAGGTGAAGATTCCAACCTTTATGATGTACTTCGTAGTGGTGAGTCTCCAAAGCCTGATAAGATTTTAATGCAACAGTCTTTGAATACAGAGATTAACCGTGCTCTAGAGACCTTATCTCCAAGAGAAGCGGATGTGGTTAAATTGTATTACGGAATAGGTGATCAACAATCTATGACTTTGGCCGAAATTGGGCAGACTTTTGATCTCACCAGAGAGAGAGTTCGTCAAATTCGTGAAAAAGCTATTAGAAAGTTACGTCACAATTCAAGAAGTAAACTATTGAAAACCTATTTAGGCTAA
- a CDS encoding response regulator, translated as MKNPFHLCIVDDDDIYRFTIIQSVKFLKIEHTTSVFRNGEEALNYILENQNNPDALPHLILLDIDMPIMDGFQFLEAYKNIESTISKQIPIYMVSSSVDPEDIERAKSYSSVVDYLSKPLKSNKLKSLIEETLACK; from the coding sequence ATGAAAAACCCCTTTCACCTTTGTATTGTTGATGACGATGATATTTATAGGTTTACAATTATTCAATCTGTAAAATTTTTAAAGATAGAACACACAACTTCTGTATTTCGTAATGGAGAAGAAGCACTCAACTACATCTTAGAAAACCAGAATAACCCTGATGCTCTCCCCCATCTTATCCTTTTGGATATTGACATGCCTATTATGGACGGGTTTCAATTCTTAGAAGCATACAAGAATATTGAGTCTACTATAAGCAAACAGATTCCTATTTATATGGTTTCCTCATCCGTGGACCCAGAAGATATAGAAAGAGCCAAAAGCTACTCATCTGTTGTAGACTATTTATCCAAGCCCTTAAAAAGCAACAAGCTTAAATCACTAATTGAAGAAACACTAGCATGTAAATAA
- a CDS encoding DEAD/DEAH box helicase — MELKKNTTEKQLYDYQIEDLNTIFKHLEDPEEKGNLLYQLPTGGGKTVVFSEIARRYIEKTGKKVVVLTHRIELSTQTSRMLKSFGVKNKIINSEVKELTDQDEFMCFVAMVETLNNRLQEEKVEINDIGLVIIDEAHYNSFRKLFKFFKKSTILGVTATPLSSNIKLPMKDNYQKLIVGESIGALIKRNFLAKGNMYNYDVSLQSLKLGISGDYTVKSSDELYSNQSMLGKLLSAYKEIAEGTKTLIFNNGINTSRYVYETFKKAGYNVRHLDNKNTSSERKEILEWFSNTPDAILTSVSILTTGFDEPSVETIILNRATRSLTLYFQMIGRGSRILENKSEFTVVDLGNNVARFGLWDAPIDWQEIFHFPDFYLENIKNDEEIEKEFVYEMPSALREKFKDSTNIEFNIKEEYKKVFAQGLRSKIVLERSIDQHAQICVENSEDVFDARILAKELKEEIKYRVRQYSYCIMNNTKNYKEWLEEDYERKLRSSISRMFAAKM; from the coding sequence TTGGAGTTAAAAAAAAATACTACCGAAAAGCAGCTGTACGACTATCAGATTGAAGATCTGAATACCATTTTTAAGCATCTTGAAGATCCTGAAGAGAAAGGAAATTTACTCTATCAATTACCTACGGGAGGCGGAAAAACGGTTGTTTTTTCTGAGATTGCCCGTCGTTATATTGAGAAAACGGGTAAAAAAGTGGTTGTACTTACACACCGTATAGAGCTAAGTACACAGACATCTAGAATGCTAAAAAGCTTTGGTGTTAAGAATAAGATCATTAATAGTGAGGTAAAGGAACTTACCGATCAAGATGAGTTCATGTGCTTTGTAGCCATGGTAGAAACCCTTAACAATAGGCTGCAAGAAGAGAAAGTAGAGATAAATGACATAGGCTTGGTTATTATAGATGAAGCCCATTACAATTCGTTTAGAAAGCTATTTAAGTTTTTTAAAAAATCTACGATTTTAGGAGTTACCGCAACACCTTTGAGTTCCAATATAAAACTACCCATGAAAGACAACTATCAAAAGTTGATCGTGGGGGAATCCATAGGTGCTTTGATCAAGAGAAATTTCTTGGCCAAGGGAAATATGTACAATTATGATGTAAGTCTGCAAAGTCTCAAATTGGGTATTAGTGGGGATTATACCGTTAAATCATCAGATGAGCTGTATAGCAACCAAAGTATGTTGGGTAAGCTACTATCGGCATACAAAGAAATAGCTGAGGGTACAAAAACGTTAATATTTAACAATGGTATCAATACCTCCCGTTATGTGTATGAAACGTTTAAGAAGGCTGGTTATAATGTGCGTCATCTAGACAATAAAAATACCTCTTCTGAACGTAAAGAAATTTTAGAGTGGTTTTCCAATACACCAGATGCTATTTTAACTTCGGTTAGTATTCTTACTACGGGTTTTGATGAACCATCTGTAGAAACTATTATTTTGAACAGGGCTACACGTTCGCTTACGCTGTATTTTCAGATGATTGGTCGTGGGTCTCGTATTTTAGAGAATAAGAGTGAATTTACGGTTGTAGATTTAGGAAACAACGTAGCTCGTTTTGGTCTTTGGGATGCTCCAATTGATTGGCAAGAGATTTTCCATTTCCCAGATTTCTATCTTGAAAATATCAAGAATGATGAGGAAATAGAGAAAGAATTCGTTTATGAAATGCCCTCGGCACTTCGTGAAAAGTTCAAAGATTCAACGAACATTGAGTTCAATATAAAGGAAGAGTATAAAAAGGTTTTTGCTCAAGGTCTAAGGTCTAAAATAGTGCTTGAACGAAGTATTGATCAACATGCCCAAATCTGTGTAGAAAATTCCGAAGATGTTTTTGATGCGCGTATTTTAGCAAAAGAACTCAAGGAAGAGATCAAGTATAGGGTACGTCAATATTCGTATTGTATTATGAACAATACCAAGAATTACAAAGAATGGTTAGAGGAGGATTATGAGCGTAAATTGCGTTCAAGTATTTCTCGTATGTTTGCTGCCAAGATGTAG
- a CDS encoding glycosyltransferase, whose amino-acid sequence MKESVLLVIGFTWPEPASTAAGNRMLQLLLFFKAEGYRIVFTSTASKSELSLDLNALQIESRSITLNDSGFDSFIKELNPSIVLFDRFLTEEQFGWRVSENVPNAIRILDTEDLHSLRKVRETSLKKGVPFSVQSWLKDDSAKREIASILRCDLSLMVSTFEIQLLVKEVKLDSNLLLHLPFLLEEIQMENQRNWTSFKDRLNFVCIGNGKHAPNVDAVIWLYQEIWPLIRKALPDAQVAVYGAYMPQKVKELHKPEIGFLIKGWAKDANKVLENSRVNLAPLRFGAGIKGKLTLAMQNGTPSITTGIGAEGMHEGLPWSGVITETAIDFAHESIELYTNEKYWHDAQHNGVDLINQLYSRKELSKHFSIVLENLLQNLEMHRQQNFIGSLLQHQTMQSTKYLSKWIEVKNKQE is encoded by the coding sequence GTGAAGGAGAGTGTACTATTAGTTATCGGTTTTACTTGGCCAGAACCGGCTTCTACTGCGGCGGGAAACCGAATGCTTCAACTTCTTCTCTTTTTTAAAGCGGAGGGGTACCGTATCGTTTTTACTAGTACCGCGTCAAAATCAGAACTTTCTTTAGATCTTAATGCACTTCAAATAGAATCAAGGTCTATTACTTTGAACGATTCGGGTTTTGATTCTTTTATTAAAGAATTAAACCCTAGCATTGTTCTGTTTGACCGATTTTTGACCGAAGAACAATTTGGATGGCGCGTTTCTGAAAATGTGCCTAATGCTATTAGAATATTAGATACTGAAGATTTGCATTCTCTTAGAAAAGTTAGGGAAACGTCTCTTAAAAAAGGAGTTCCTTTTTCAGTTCAGTCTTGGTTGAAGGATGATAGTGCAAAACGTGAAATAGCAAGTATACTTCGTTGCGATTTGTCATTGATGGTTTCAACCTTTGAGATTCAATTGTTGGTCAAAGAAGTTAAACTAGACTCTAATTTACTTTTACATTTGCCGTTCCTTTTGGAAGAAATACAAATGGAGAACCAAAGGAATTGGACTAGTTTTAAGGATCGATTAAATTTTGTGTGTATTGGGAATGGAAAACATGCACCAAATGTTGATGCCGTAATATGGTTGTATCAAGAAATTTGGCCTCTAATTAGAAAGGCTTTACCAGATGCTCAGGTTGCCGTTTATGGAGCGTACATGCCACAAAAAGTGAAGGAGCTGCACAAACCAGAAATAGGTTTTCTAATTAAGGGATGGGCTAAAGATGCAAATAAAGTATTAGAGAATTCACGAGTAAATCTTGCTCCGCTGCGTTTTGGTGCGGGTATTAAGGGAAAACTTACTTTAGCTATGCAAAACGGCACACCAAGTATTACTACGGGCATAGGTGCGGAAGGAATGCATGAAGGTTTACCATGGAGTGGAGTCATTACCGAAACTGCCATTGATTTTGCTCATGAGAGCATAGAATTGTATACCAATGAGAAGTATTGGCATGATGCGCAACACAATGGTGTGGACCTAATTAATCAACTGTACAGCAGAAAAGAACTGAGCAAACATTTTTCTATAGTATTAGAAAACTTACTACAAAACTTAGAGATGCACCGTCAACAAAATTTTATTGGGAGTTTATTGCAGCATCAAACCATGCAGAGTACAAAGTATCTTTCAAAATGGATAGAGGTGAAGAATAAACAAGAATGA
- a CDS encoding PAS domain-containing sensor histidine kinase — protein sequence MSIENHQLYNTDIAVADLNAIARIGYWKFNIKTQEFQLDKVTYEILELPHGTPHKKKGVAFFQDKLQSIKQLITTSLKENIPLNNVLKLSSIDTSDIWVLLIGKRNSEHKGNIEISGLLQDITDRKKSENELSRKNELLDFTENKAGLGHWKWDLTMNLITCSENISRIIGTPIGTPVTIQKLTEGIHPEDLEYALQHLKNSVKNKFFKTLFHRFILNNGSERVIQVLGEPIFDDTDELTGFMCSSQDVTARKYFENELLKKNQLFLVAQKKIKFGYWQWDHKTNLVNCSENMSRFLNIEENTKFPLNILLKDVHPEDIDYVHACLNETVKTKLFIAFSHRIVRNDAIRYIKVNGKVNTDKNGNVLDVLGISQDVTDQKAVENKLLSKNQLLTFAEQISKIGHWQWNLITNTIDWSPNLYRIFELDVNLKIEFQTYFHYIHPDDRDNVMAKINKLRETKTHESVTHRIILANGNIKTIYLSATVTNIESGGVIEMVGTLQDVSEHRAEEIKFKGLLESAPNATLIIGKGNIIQMINKEAVNLFGYTSEELVGKSLNLLIPSRFDEKRKPARKKFQKNPKVLKLDLGEDFYMIDKSGKEIPVEATLGPLQNKGGLLISMAIRNITDEKLYQYKILNAKEELELLTKELTDQNHQLADFTQITSHNLRAPVSNLNSLLEIYKIMDDEEDRKELFLKFETVISHLTSTLNTLIEALNAKNNTAIDRREVSFSSTLIKTEEIFTAEILSTKAVIKSDFSEVDSIFYHKIYLESIFQNLVGNALKYKSDDRTPEIEIFSKIDKNKVTLCFKDNGLGIDLKRHGHKVFGLNKVFHNHPEAKGIGLFMTKTQIEAMGGKIVVESKVNEGTTFSIHFN from the coding sequence ATGAGTATTGAAAATCACCAACTCTATAACACAGATATTGCAGTCGCAGATTTGAACGCTATTGCACGGATAGGTTATTGGAAATTCAATATTAAAACACAAGAATTTCAGCTTGATAAGGTTACCTATGAAATTTTAGAACTACCTCATGGTACCCCTCATAAAAAAAAAGGAGTTGCTTTTTTCCAGGATAAATTACAATCCATAAAACAACTAATAACCACCTCCTTAAAAGAAAATATCCCATTAAATAATGTATTAAAGTTAAGTTCTATTGATACAAGTGATATTTGGGTGCTTTTAATAGGTAAACGCAACTCAGAACACAAAGGTAATATAGAAATATCCGGATTGCTACAAGATATTACGGATAGGAAAAAATCTGAAAATGAATTATCTAGAAAGAATGAACTACTAGATTTTACAGAGAATAAAGCAGGCTTAGGACATTGGAAGTGGGACTTGACCATGAATTTAATTACATGTTCAGAAAACATATCTAGGATAATTGGCACTCCTATTGGCACTCCGGTTACCATTCAAAAATTAACGGAAGGGATACACCCTGAAGATTTAGAATATGCACTACAGCATTTAAAAAATTCAGTAAAAAATAAATTCTTTAAAACTCTTTTCCACCGATTTATTCTTAATAATGGTTCAGAGCGAGTAATTCAAGTTTTAGGAGAACCCATTTTTGATGATACCGATGAGCTGACGGGTTTTATGTGCAGCTCTCAAGATGTTACTGCCCGTAAATACTTTGAGAATGAGCTTCTTAAAAAAAATCAACTATTCTTAGTTGCACAGAAAAAAATAAAATTTGGATACTGGCAATGGGACCACAAGACTAATTTAGTCAATTGTTCCGAAAACATGTCTCGTTTTCTTAACATTGAGGAAAATACCAAATTCCCTTTAAACATCCTCTTAAAAGATGTACATCCTGAAGATATAGATTATGTACATGCGTGTTTAAATGAAACCGTAAAAACAAAACTTTTTATAGCCTTTTCGCATAGAATTGTTAGAAACGATGCTATTAGATATATAAAAGTAAATGGAAAAGTAAATACGGATAAAAACGGAAATGTTTTAGATGTTTTAGGAATTTCGCAAGATGTCACGGATCAGAAAGCTGTTGAAAATAAGCTCTTAAGCAAAAATCAGCTCTTAACGTTTGCAGAACAAATATCAAAAATTGGTCATTGGCAGTGGAACCTAATTACCAATACCATAGATTGGTCCCCTAATTTATATCGCATTTTTGAGCTTGATGTAAATTTAAAAATTGAATTTCAAACTTATTTCCATTATATACATCCGGATGACAGAGATAATGTAATGGCTAAAATCAATAAACTTCGGGAAACCAAAACTCATGAAAGTGTCACACACCGCATAATATTAGCCAACGGAAACATCAAAACAATATATTTATCTGCTACTGTTACCAATATAGAGTCTGGTGGTGTTATCGAAATGGTAGGCACCCTGCAAGATGTGAGCGAACACCGCGCAGAAGAAATCAAATTTAAAGGCCTTTTAGAATCTGCACCCAATGCAACTCTAATTATTGGGAAGGGCAATATTATCCAGATGATTAATAAAGAAGCCGTAAACTTATTTGGCTATACTTCTGAAGAACTTGTAGGAAAGTCTCTTAATCTTCTTATACCTTCTAGGTTTGACGAAAAACGAAAACCAGCGAGAAAAAAATTTCAAAAAAACCCTAAAGTGCTAAAGCTAGATTTAGGAGAGGATTTTTACATGATAGACAAATCTGGTAAGGAAATCCCAGTTGAAGCAACACTTGGCCCACTACAAAACAAGGGAGGGCTACTTATATCTATGGCCATACGCAATATTACAGACGAAAAGCTTTATCAATATAAAATTTTAAATGCTAAAGAAGAACTAGAACTCCTAACCAAAGAGCTTACCGATCAAAATCATCAACTTGCAGATTTCACCCAAATTACCTCTCACAACTTACGTGCACCGGTCAGCAACCTAAACTCTCTTTTAGAGATTTATAAAATAATGGATGACGAAGAAGACCGCAAAGAGTTATTTTTAAAATTTGAGACTGTAATCAGTCATTTAACTTCTACACTTAATACATTAATTGAAGCATTAAACGCTAAAAATAATACCGCTATTGATCGTCGTGAAGTTTCATTTAGCAGTACTTTAATTAAAACTGAAGAAATATTTACGGCTGAAATTTTAAGTACCAAAGCTGTAATTAAAAGTGATTTTTCGGAGGTTGACTCTATATTTTACCATAAGATCTATTTAGAGAGCATTTTTCAAAATTTAGTGGGAAATGCACTAAAATATAAATCTGACGATCGTACTCCGGAAATAGAAATTTTTTCAAAAATTGATAAAAACAAGGTAACCCTATGCTTTAAAGACAATGGTTTAGGAATAGACTTAAAAAGACATGGTCATAAAGTTTTTGGGTTAAATAAAGTTTTCCATAACCATCCTGAAGCAAAAGGGATTGGTTTATTTATGACAAAAACCCAAATTGAAGCTATGGGTGGCAAAATAGTAGTAGAGAGTAAGGTCAATGAAGGCACTACTTTTAGTATTCATTTTAATTAA
- a CDS encoding 1,4-dihydroxy-2-naphthoyl-CoA synthase, giving the protein MQKPDWKTAKEFEDITYKKSNGVARIAFNRPNVRNAFRPKTTSELYQAFYDAQEDTSIGVVLLSAEGPSTKDGIYSFCSGGDQKARGDQGYVGEDGMHRLNILEVQRQIRFMPKAVIAVVPGWAVGGGHSLHVVCDLTLASKEHAIFKQTDADVTSFDGGYGSAYLAKMVGQKKAREIFFLGRNYSAQEAYEMGMVNAVIPHDELEDTAYEWAQEILEKSPTSIKMLKFAMNLTDDGMVGQQVFAGEATRLAYGTEEAKEGRNAFLEKRKPNFGKNKYIP; this is encoded by the coding sequence ATGCAAAAACCAGATTGGAAAACAGCCAAAGAATTTGAAGATATCACCTATAAAAAGAGCAATGGCGTAGCTCGTATAGCCTTTAACCGTCCAAATGTGCGTAATGCATTCCGGCCTAAAACTACGAGTGAGCTTTATCAGGCCTTTTATGATGCTCAAGAAGACACTTCTATTGGCGTAGTTTTACTCTCTGCAGAAGGTCCTTCTACTAAAGATGGCATATATTCTTTTTGTAGCGGTGGAGATCAAAAGGCTAGGGGTGATCAAGGTTATGTTGGCGAAGATGGGATGCACCGTTTAAATATTCTTGAAGTACAGCGTCAAATACGTTTTATGCCCAAAGCAGTTATTGCAGTAGTGCCAGGCTGGGCTGTTGGTGGAGGGCATAGTCTGCACGTGGTTTGTGACCTGACTTTAGCAAGTAAGGAACACGCTATTTTTAAACAAACGGATGCAGATGTAACCAGTTTTGATGGTGGTTATGGTTCGGCTTATTTGGCAAAAATGGTGGGTCAGAAAAAAGCTCGGGAAATCTTTTTTTTAGGACGAAACTATTCTGCGCAAGAAGCTTATGAAATGGGAATGGTAAATGCCGTAATCCCCCATGATGAATTGGAGGATACTGCGTACGAGTGGGCACAGGAAATTCTTGAAAAATCACCTACATCTATAAAAATGCTAAAGTTTGCTATGAACTTAACAGATGATGGTATGGTGGGGCAACAGGTATTTGCAGGTGAAGCTACACGTCTGGCTTATGGTACCGAAGAAGCAAAAGAAGGTAGAAATGCATTTTTGGAAAAGCGTAAACCTAATTTTGGCAAGAATAAATATATTCCTTGA